In Labilibaculum sp. DW002, one DNA window encodes the following:
- a CDS encoding heavy metal translocating P-type ATPase has protein sequence MKKYILENLDCASCAAKIERNLANLEEVNFVNINFVNSSLTIDTNNLEKVKSKIKEIEPEVEIRENDNEIKVVSTSELSENKWAIIKAVSGILLLFVGLLFEEEIHNTPYQIVEYLIFVTAYLIVGWKVIALAVKNILRGQVFNEHFLMTIATLGAFAIDEMPEAVAVMLFYVVGELFQDIAVNRSRRSIKSLLEIKPDFANLKLNGDIKKVSPENVKVATLIIVKAGEKIPLDGFVVEGDSFVDTSALTGESVPRKVKLNDEVLAGMINQSGLITVKVSRPFGESSISKILEMVENATSKKAETEKFITTFAKYYTPVIVICAFLLAVVPPLLISGATYSDWIYRALVVLVISCPCALVISIPLGYFGGIGGASRRGVLVKGSNFLDALTQVKTVVFDKTGTLTKGEFKVASISPSNGFDEETILEYAAYAEYNSNHPIAKSIIDAFGNKSDHARIKHVEEISGHGIKAVIDSKTILAGNDKLLHKENIEHPVCNVEGTVVHIAIDSIYAGYIIISDTLKDDAIEAIEKLKAKNIQTVMLTGDNKFAAAAFAKKLKIDKYYYELLPEDKVKHIEILIEENKRGKVAFVGDGINDAPVLTRSDVGIAMGALGSDAAIETADVVLMTDSPSKVVTAIDVATRTRKIVWQNIIFALGVKLAFIVLGVFGIATMWEAVFGDMGVALIAILNATRVLKGK, from the coding sequence ATGAAAAAATATATATTAGAAAACCTTGATTGTGCTTCTTGTGCTGCGAAAATAGAACGCAACCTAGCAAACCTGGAGGAAGTAAATTTTGTGAATATCAATTTTGTCAACTCTTCCCTGACAATAGATACAAACAATCTTGAAAAAGTTAAAAGTAAAATTAAAGAGATTGAGCCAGAAGTCGAAATCAGGGAAAACGATAATGAGATAAAAGTTGTTTCAACAAGCGAGCTTTCAGAAAACAAATGGGCTATAATTAAAGCGGTTTCAGGTATTCTTCTGCTGTTTGTAGGGCTGTTATTTGAGGAAGAAATACACAATACTCCTTACCAAATTGTGGAGTATCTCATATTCGTAACAGCTTATTTGATTGTGGGGTGGAAAGTTATTGCATTAGCTGTGAAAAATATCCTCAGAGGACAGGTTTTTAACGAGCATTTTTTAATGACTATTGCAACCCTAGGTGCTTTTGCTATAGATGAAATGCCTGAAGCTGTGGCCGTCATGCTGTTTTATGTGGTGGGTGAATTGTTTCAGGACATTGCGGTGAATCGGTCCCGAAGATCAATAAAATCCCTTCTTGAAATAAAACCGGATTTCGCGAATCTTAAATTAAATGGAGACATCAAAAAGGTATCTCCGGAAAATGTGAAAGTTGCTACCCTTATAATTGTAAAAGCGGGTGAGAAAATTCCATTGGACGGATTTGTAGTCGAAGGAGATTCCTTTGTTGATACTTCAGCACTTACCGGAGAAAGTGTCCCACGAAAAGTAAAACTAAACGATGAAGTATTAGCGGGCATGATCAATCAATCCGGATTAATTACCGTAAAAGTTTCAAGACCTTTCGGGGAATCTTCCATCTCTAAAATTCTTGAGATGGTTGAAAATGCAACTTCCAAGAAGGCGGAGACCGAAAAGTTTATTACTACATTTGCTAAATACTACACCCCGGTAATTGTGATTTGTGCCTTTCTGCTTGCTGTTGTACCTCCTCTTTTAATAAGTGGAGCAACTTATAGTGATTGGATATACAGGGCATTGGTGGTATTAGTTATTTCTTGTCCCTGTGCACTTGTAATCAGTATTCCGCTTGGTTACTTTGGTGGTATTGGTGGGGCTTCCCGAAGGGGTGTTTTAGTGAAAGGGTCCAACTTTCTGGATGCACTAACGCAAGTGAAAACGGTGGTGTTTGATAAAACAGGAACATTAACCAAAGGCGAATTCAAGGTTGCAAGCATATCTCCTTCAAACGGTTTCGATGAAGAAACAATACTAGAATATGCAGCCTATGCTGAATACAATTCAAATCACCCAATAGCTAAATCAATTATAGATGCGTTTGGCAATAAGTCAGATCATGCACGAATTAAACATGTCGAAGAAATTTCAGGACATGGGATTAAAGCTGTTATTGACAGTAAAACAATACTTGCAGGCAATGACAAACTTTTGCATAAAGAAAATATAGAGCATCCTGTTTGCAATGTCGAAGGAACTGTCGTACATATAGCTATTGATTCTATCTATGCCGGGTATATAATTATTTCGGATACCCTGAAAGATGATGCCATTGAAGCAATAGAAAAATTAAAAGCAAAAAATATCCAAACGGTAATGCTAACAGGCGATAACAAATTTGCCGCAGCAGCTTTTGCCAAAAAATTAAAGATTGACAAATACTATTATGAACTATTGCCCGAAGATAAGGTTAAGCATATTGAGATTTTAATCGAGGAGAACAAGAGAGGAAAAGTTGCTTTTGTAGGCGATGGGATAAACGATGCCCCTGTACTTACTCGTTCTGATGTAGGAATTGCCATGGGTGCCCTCGGTTCTGATGCTGCAATTGAAACCGCCGATGTTGTTTTAATGACGGACTCTCCTTCAAAAGTTGTTACTGCAATAGATGTAGCCACCAGGACCAGAAAAATTGTTTGGCAGAACATCATCTTTGCATTGGGGGTTAAGCTTGCCTTTATCGTCCTGGGTGTATTCGGAATTGCCACCATGTGGGAAGCGGTATTCGGAGATATGGGGGTAGCGTTGATCGCGATATTAAATGCTACACGCGTTCTAAAAGGGAAGTAA
- a CDS encoding CusA/CzcA family heavy metal efflux RND transporter: MINRIISFSIKNKALVGLMIIGLIIGGIYSMNKVPLDAVPDITNNQVLVITTAPNLGTEDIEQFVTYQVELGVANLPGVEEIRSVSRFGLSVVTIVFEDKMGTYLPRQLVSEALSEIKEKIPEGFAEPFMAPISTGLGEIYQYTLEVQPGYEKMYDDMELRTMQEWIVKRQMAMVPGVVEVNSFGGKGKQYEVSVNPDKLRSMGITMADVFDALETNNQNTGGAYIEKNFQANFIRGEGLMRSLDDIKNTFVINKDGKPVFIRDVADVKFGSFVRYGAFTQNGKGDAVGGIVMMLKGANSNDVIKDVKTRMALIQKSLPEGIEIKSFLDRSKLIKSTTSTVAENLSIGALIVIFVLVIFLGNLRGGLIVASTIPLAMLFSFIMMHQFGVWANLMSLGAIDFGILIDGAVIIVESVIFYLHKNELIGTRLNKVKRDEIAYKSASKMMNSAFFGQLIILIVFIPVLALQGVEGKMFIPMAMTFGFAILGVVLLCLTYIPMMASIFLQPPKTNKKTWGDKFIGKLENIYSPVIDWAIKRSRIVIAIALILLISGWFIFSRLGAEFTPQLDEGDFAFQAFLKPGTSLSEVQKASTRLEQIVLENFPDEVESIQSRIGVADLPMDPMPLDIADIFVILNPKDEWTKADSKQELIEQVEEKVRELPGINYGFTQPIEMRFNELLTGIREDVAVKLYGADLDVLSEKAEEIKGLISGIDGVAGVKAEATKGLPQITINYNRNKLGRYGLNINELNTIVETAFSGGIAGEIYEGERMFDLVVRLDKEHRRSIEDIKNLYVNLPDGNQIPFKEVADISYQPGPMQIGRDNTNRRTYVGINVEGRDVKSLVEEIQQTLDEKLVLPSGYYIRYGGAFENLERASKRLALVVPLALALIFMLVFFAVKSLKQTLMIYIAVPFAAVGGIISLYLRGMPFSISAGVGFIVLFGVAVLNGLVLVSGFNEMKAEGKFSLAEIITKGSIRRIRPILLTASTDILGFLPMAISASAGAEVQRPLATVVIGGMLTSTLLTLVVLPVLYNIVESGKKTIKLPKVGTAVLAVLMIVTFSVLPNELSAQDSSINLQQAIERAKENYPSIKAAQMEVDKQKALKATSYDFGSTSIYTGKEEVGNGSAGVQNQLGIVQSDIDIFGIPAKNKLVSARTQQAESGQKLTEYSLARDVSMAWYNAVFAKQQFQLFKQLDTLYANFQKAAELRYKTQATSKIEYLSASAKYKELQVNIKKAESNYYASLQILNQYLLYPTEFDVNIQNLEKNVFDIISARDSLNGSPLLNYYSTGIDVAESAWKVEKSNFLPKLNLGYKLQSVDGKSGFYGWEAGISVPLLFFSQSGKTKATKINLQIVGQQYEQKKLEIKARYNQQISRYLTLQDVLRYYQGEALPLAEEQIQASNLAYRLGSIDYIQFIQNMEMAIKTKQDFFKQQVEYFELSAQLKFLTGK, from the coding sequence ATGATAAACAGAATTATATCTTTTTCAATTAAAAACAAGGCACTAGTCGGACTGATGATAATCGGTCTGATTATAGGGGGTATATACTCTATGAACAAAGTGCCACTTGATGCTGTACCTGATATTACAAACAATCAGGTACTAGTAATAACTACAGCCCCTAACTTGGGAACGGAAGACATTGAGCAATTTGTAACCTATCAGGTCGAACTTGGAGTTGCCAACCTTCCAGGAGTTGAAGAAATAAGGTCTGTTTCAAGATTTGGACTTTCGGTAGTTACAATCGTTTTTGAAGATAAAATGGGTACTTACCTGCCACGGCAATTAGTAAGTGAAGCTTTATCCGAAATAAAAGAAAAAATACCGGAAGGTTTTGCTGAACCATTTATGGCTCCTATCAGTACAGGTTTAGGTGAAATTTATCAGTACACACTTGAGGTTCAGCCCGGTTATGAAAAGATGTATGACGATATGGAGCTACGGACCATGCAGGAATGGATTGTTAAACGTCAAATGGCTATGGTTCCTGGTGTTGTCGAGGTAAACTCTTTTGGTGGCAAAGGCAAACAATATGAAGTTTCAGTTAACCCTGATAAACTAAGAAGCATGGGAATAACCATGGCAGATGTATTTGATGCCTTAGAGACAAATAATCAAAATACAGGCGGGGCTTATATTGAGAAGAACTTCCAGGCTAATTTCATTCGGGGTGAGGGATTGATGCGCTCTTTGGATGATATAAAGAATACGTTTGTTATCAATAAAGATGGTAAGCCAGTTTTTATCAGGGATGTAGCCGATGTAAAGTTTGGCAGTTTTGTGCGTTATGGTGCTTTTACTCAAAATGGTAAGGGCGATGCTGTTGGTGGTATTGTCATGATGTTAAAAGGCGCTAATTCAAACGATGTTATCAAAGATGTAAAGACGAGAATGGCTTTAATTCAAAAGTCTTTACCGGAAGGTATAGAAATTAAGTCATTTCTTGATAGGAGTAAACTTATTAAAAGTACCACATCTACAGTTGCCGAAAACCTTTCTATTGGAGCGTTAATCGTAATATTTGTCCTTGTAATTTTCTTAGGAAACCTACGTGGAGGACTAATTGTAGCTTCTACTATCCCATTAGCCATGCTGTTTTCATTTATTATGATGCATCAATTTGGAGTATGGGCTAATCTTATGAGTTTAGGGGCTATTGACTTTGGTATACTTATAGATGGAGCTGTAATTATTGTAGAAAGTGTGATTTTTTATCTTCATAAAAACGAGCTTATAGGCACAAGATTAAACAAGGTCAAGAGAGATGAAATAGCATATAAATCAGCAAGTAAGATGATGAATTCTGCCTTTTTTGGTCAGTTAATAATTCTCATCGTTTTTATACCTGTTTTAGCTCTTCAAGGCGTTGAAGGAAAAATGTTTATTCCAATGGCTATGACTTTTGGATTTGCAATTTTAGGTGTCGTCTTGCTTTGTCTAACATATATTCCAATGATGGCATCCATATTCCTTCAGCCCCCAAAAACTAACAAGAAGACATGGGGAGACAAATTTATTGGAAAACTTGAAAATATATACAGTCCGGTTATAGATTGGGCAATTAAAAGGAGTCGCATTGTTATAGCAATTGCTTTGATATTATTAATATCCGGTTGGTTCATCTTCTCAAGGCTAGGAGCTGAATTTACACCCCAACTTGATGAAGGTGATTTTGCTTTTCAGGCATTTTTAAAACCCGGCACATCACTTTCTGAGGTTCAAAAAGCTTCAACCCGTCTCGAACAAATAGTTCTTGAAAACTTTCCCGATGAAGTTGAATCAATTCAGTCCCGTATTGGTGTTGCTGATTTACCGATGGATCCCATGCCATTAGATATTGCAGATATTTTTGTGATTCTAAATCCAAAAGATGAATGGACAAAGGCTGATTCTAAGCAAGAATTAATAGAACAGGTTGAAGAAAAGGTAAGGGAATTACCGGGAATTAATTATGGTTTTACTCAACCCATTGAAATGCGATTTAACGAATTACTAACAGGAATTCGAGAAGATGTTGCTGTAAAACTTTATGGTGCTGACCTGGATGTTTTATCGGAAAAAGCCGAAGAAATAAAAGGTCTTATTTCTGGTATTGATGGAGTTGCAGGGGTGAAAGCCGAAGCAACTAAAGGATTACCTCAAATTACAATTAACTATAACAGAAATAAGTTAGGACGTTACGGATTAAATATAAATGAGTTAAATACCATTGTTGAAACAGCATTTAGCGGTGGAATTGCAGGAGAAATTTATGAAGGGGAACGAATGTTCGATTTGGTAGTTCGCCTGGATAAAGAACACCGCAGAAGTATTGAAGATATTAAAAATTTATATGTCAACCTGCCCGATGGTAATCAAATACCCTTTAAAGAAGTAGCTGACATAAGCTATCAACCAGGTCCGATGCAAATTGGTAGGGACAATACCAACAGAAGGACTTATGTTGGTATAAACGTTGAAGGCAGAGATGTAAAATCTTTGGTTGAAGAAATTCAACAAACATTAGATGAAAAACTAGTACTTCCATCAGGGTATTATATCAGATATGGTGGAGCATTTGAAAACCTTGAAAGAGCGAGTAAACGACTTGCTTTAGTCGTACCTCTGGCATTAGCCCTTATTTTTATGTTAGTGTTTTTTGCCGTAAAATCACTAAAACAAACGCTTATGATTTATATAGCAGTACCGTTTGCTGCTGTAGGAGGTATTATATCCCTTTATTTACGTGGAATGCCATTTAGTATCTCTGCTGGAGTTGGGTTTATTGTACTATTTGGTGTTGCTGTGTTAAATGGACTGGTACTTGTCAGTGGATTTAACGAAATGAAAGCCGAAGGTAAATTCAGTTTAGCTGAAATAATTACAAAAGGCTCTATTCGCCGTATTCGTCCTATTTTGTTAACTGCTTCTACCGATATACTCGGTTTTTTACCTATGGCAATATCTGCATCAGCAGGAGCTGAAGTACAACGACCACTCGCAACTGTTGTTATTGGCGGCATGTTAACTTCAACCCTATTAACACTGGTTGTTCTACCTGTTTTATATAACATTGTTGAATCAGGAAAAAAAACAATTAAACTACCTAAAGTAGGAACAGCTGTATTAGCCGTATTAATGATTGTAACGTTTTCAGTTCTTCCAAATGAACTTAGTGCTCAAGATTCATCAATAAACTTGCAACAAGCAATAGAAAGGGCAAAGGAGAATTATCCTTCAATTAAAGCTGCTCAGATGGAGGTTGATAAGCAAAAAGCTTTAAAAGCCACTTCTTACGATTTTGGTAGTACCTCAATATACACAGGAAAAGAGGAAGTGGGGAACGGTTCTGCAGGTGTCCAAAATCAGTTAGGAATTGTACAATCTGACATAGATATATTTGGTATTCCAGCAAAAAATAAATTAGTCAGTGCCCGAACACAACAAGCTGAATCGGGACAGAAGCTTACCGAATATTCATTGGCTCGTGATGTAAGTATGGCATGGTACAATGCTGTCTTTGCCAAACAACAATTTCAGCTTTTCAAACAGCTTGATACCTTATACGCAAATTTCCAGAAAGCTGCGGAGTTAAGATACAAGACTCAGGCCACTTCTAAAATTGAATATCTTTCGGCATCGGCCAAATACAAAGAATTGCAGGTTAATATTAAGAAAGCTGAAAGTAACTATTATGCAAGCTTGCAAATTCTAAATCAATACCTTTTATATCCGACGGAATTTGATGTTAATATTCAAAATTTAGAAAAGAATGTTTTTGATATTATTTCAGCGAGAGATTCTTTAAATGGAAGTCCGTTATTAAATTATTACTCAACAGGAATCGATGTTGCAGAATCGGCTTGGAAAGTGGAAAAGTCTAATTTTCTACCTAAGTTAAATTTGGGATATAAATTGCAATCAGTTGACGGCAAATCAGGTTTTTATGGATGGGAAGCGGGAATATCTGTTCCTTTATTGTTCTTTTCCCAGTCAGGCAAAACCAAGGCTACAAAAATAAATTTGCAGATTGTAGGTCAGCAATACGAGCAAAAGAAACTGGAAATAAAAGCCAGGTATAATCAACAAATTAGCAGATACCTTACATTGCAAGATGTATTAAGATATTACCAGGGAGAAGCATTACCATTAGCAGAAGAACAAATTCAGGCATCCAATCTGGCGTATCGCCTTGGTAGTATTGATTATATCCAGTTTATTCAGAACATGGAAATGGCTATCAAAACAAAACAGGATTTTTTCAAGCAACAAGTAGAGTATTTTGAATTGTCTGCTCAATTAAAATTTTTAACAGGTAAATAA
- a CDS encoding P-II family nitrogen regulator: MKEIKAFIRPNKVNDILHHLKEAGFENITISSAEGTGKFQDENAFVSQKFSVTDSPIAKIEIVVYDDNVENVVSIISKYGKTLNSGDGLIYVSNVESVFRVKTGFQTI; the protein is encoded by the coding sequence ATGAAAGAAATAAAAGCATTTATACGTCCCAACAAGGTGAATGATATTTTACATCATTTGAAAGAAGCCGGGTTTGAAAATATAACCATTTCTTCAGCTGAAGGAACAGGGAAATTTCAAGACGAAAACGCATTTGTATCCCAAAAGTTTTCCGTTACTGATAGTCCCATTGCTAAAATTGAAATAGTAGTCTATGATGACAATGTGGAAAATGTTGTTTCTATTATTTCAAAATACGGTAAAACGCTCAATTCAGGAGACGGATTAATATATGTGTCTAATGTTGAAAGTGTATTCCGTGTTAAAACAGGATTTCAAACAATATAA
- a CDS encoding recombinase family protein has protein sequence MSNQKFGYARVSTKDQKLDLQIIALKKFGCDTIFTEKISGYKERPHLQEMINKLREGDTIVVWKLDRLGRSIRHIVELIDHFKKIGVNFISLNDNINTTTSQGRFFINIIASLAEYERELIIERTKAGQEAARLRGKFIGKPKGLSKDAYKKAQIAKELYEDKKMKAEDIAIIIGKSRATVYRYLNNMDVNYKNNPL, from the coding sequence ATGAGCAACCAAAAATTTGGATATGCCAGGGTAAGTACAAAAGATCAGAAGTTGGATTTGCAAATTATTGCTCTCAAAAAATTTGGTTGCGATACAATATTTACTGAGAAAATTTCTGGCTATAAAGAGCGCCCACACCTACAAGAAATGATCAATAAGCTGAGGGAAGGGGACACAATTGTTGTTTGGAAGTTGGACCGATTAGGCCGATCCATAAGACATATTGTCGAATTAATTGATCATTTTAAAAAGATTGGTGTAAATTTTATTAGCTTGAATGACAATATTAATACAACAACTTCGCAAGGTAGGTTTTTTATAAATATCATCGCTTCACTTGCAGAATATGAAAGAGAACTAATTATTGAACGCACAAAAGCGGGACAAGAGGCAGCTAGGCTAAGAGGTAAATTTATAGGTAAACCTAAAGGTCTTTCAAAAGACGCTTATAAAAAAGCGCAAATAGCTAAAGAATTATATGAAGATAAAAAAATGAAAGCTGAAGACATTGCCATTATTATTGGTAAAAGTAGAGCTACAGTTTATAGGTATCTTAATAATATGGATGTTAATTATAAAAATAACCCCTTATAA
- a CDS encoding efflux RND transporter periplasmic adaptor subunit has translation MKTKIFIAFIAIASLMSCNSSNNKGHEGEEHEEHGAEGVVVLKKNQREALNLKLGSFLMRNLTTVVKTNGQLEVPPSSSADVTAIIGGNVKSIKVFHGDKVSKGQLLAVLEHPDYIILQEQFSEVANKLEYLEKEYERQQELFENNVGAGKDYQQAKSEYNTAKAKYAGLKSRLQMINLSPDKIEEGIISNTVNIIAPINGFVNDVNIKVGTYVDAKDKLFAITDNSEMHADFMIYEKDVHLVKEGQKVHFTVSNRPDEELTATVFAIGKEFEANSRAVHIHADINEKVSGLISGMYISGHLHTDKKYTRTLPNDAIVKEGTKSYIFIQDNEALEEHGHDEHAEENGNHVEEESHEGHEHGDVDDDDANDDKMAFKMIEVITGLKDDGYTEIHLIDSLPENTKVVMNAAYYLLADMGKEETEHDH, from the coding sequence ATGAAAACAAAAATATTTATAGCATTTATAGCCATTGCAAGTTTGATGTCATGTAACTCAAGCAATAATAAAGGTCATGAAGGTGAAGAACATGAAGAGCATGGCGCAGAAGGTGTGGTTGTGTTAAAAAAGAACCAACGTGAAGCACTTAACCTGAAACTAGGTAGTTTCCTAATGCGGAATTTAACCACCGTGGTAAAAACCAATGGTCAACTTGAAGTTCCTCCTTCAAGCAGTGCCGATGTAACTGCAATAATTGGTGGAAATGTAAAAAGCATCAAGGTGTTTCATGGAGACAAAGTATCCAAAGGGCAACTACTAGCCGTGCTTGAACATCCTGATTATATCATTCTTCAAGAACAGTTTTCGGAAGTAGCAAACAAACTGGAATACTTGGAAAAAGAGTATGAACGTCAGCAAGAATTGTTTGAAAATAATGTTGGTGCAGGTAAAGATTACCAACAAGCAAAATCAGAATACAACACAGCTAAAGCAAAGTACGCAGGACTAAAATCTCGTTTACAAATGATAAACCTTTCTCCTGATAAAATTGAAGAAGGAATTATTTCAAATACAGTAAATATCATAGCACCCATTAATGGTTTTGTGAATGATGTTAATATTAAAGTTGGTACTTATGTTGATGCCAAAGACAAACTTTTTGCTATTACAGATAACAGTGAAATGCACGCCGATTTTATGATTTATGAGAAAGACGTTCATCTTGTAAAAGAAGGTCAAAAAGTTCATTTTACAGTTTCAAATCGTCCTGATGAAGAATTAACAGCTACTGTTTTTGCTATTGGAAAAGAGTTTGAAGCCAATTCAAGGGCAGTACATATTCATGCCGATATAAATGAAAAAGTCTCTGGTCTTATTTCTGGAATGTATATCTCAGGTCATTTACACACCGATAAGAAATATACACGCACATTACCCAATGATGCCATAGTGAAGGAAGGAACGAAATCATACATTTTTATTCAAGATAATGAAGCTCTTGAAGAACATGGGCATGATGAACACGCAGAAGAAAATGGAAATCATGTCGAAGAAGAATCACATGAAGGACATGAACATGGTGATGTTGACGATGATGATGCCAACGATGATAAAATGGCTTTTAAAATGATTGAGGTTATCACTGGGCTAAAAGATGACGGTTATACAGAAATCCACCTGATTGATTCACTACCTGAAAACACAAAAGTAGTAATGAATGCCGCATACTATTTATTGGCAGACATGGGCAAAGAAGAAACAGAACATGACCATTAA
- a CDS encoding DUF6660 family protein produces MKIIAVILSVYVMVLTAMPCTDVHAADTNSVVLELLEQDQYHSYDVDLCSPFCFCVCCQTHPQPVVYFTFQIDFTGFNLTVPSIVQNERECIISFFRPPKV; encoded by the coding sequence ATGAAAATCATAGCAGTCATATTATCGGTGTATGTAATGGTTTTAACAGCCATGCCTTGTACTGATGTACATGCTGCTGATACAAATTCAGTTGTTCTGGAATTGCTTGAACAAGACCAATATCATTCATATGATGTTGATTTATGTTCTCCTTTTTGTTTTTGTGTTTGCTGTCAAACACACCCCCAACCAGTTGTGTACTTTACCTTCCAGATTGATTTTACAGGTTTTAACTTAACAGTACCATCAATTGTACAGAATGAAAGGGAATGTATAATTTCATTCTTTCGACCTCCCAAAGTTTAA
- a CDS encoding ImmA/IrrE family metallo-endopeptidase, whose amino-acid sequence MKINSRKKNQIREIAEFLAMEHDETITPLKKIAHLEDVPVFYDDYGNAFDGTLVYDNGYYIHLNTALGNTQDKERGRFTLAHELGHYFINTHRLALKEGLLEPHPSRYNKNKHQMIEREADFFASCLLMPQERFRLDCEFYRRFDYNIIEDLHKKYHVSITACAIRFADIGTHPIMVVYMEDNKIQWKWQSDDFQFWNLADGKINVPKDSLAGQYFRTGIGQKRTEELWGIDWFNDIRDEDLNSKIFEQVIPYKNKALSIVWFA is encoded by the coding sequence ATGAAGATAAATAGCCGTAAAAAAAATCAAATTCGAGAAATAGCAGAATTTCTTGCAATGGAGCATGATGAAACGATAACCCCTCTCAAAAAGATAGCTCATCTAGAGGATGTTCCTGTTTTTTACGATGATTATGGTAATGCTTTTGATGGAACCTTAGTCTATGATAATGGTTATTATATACATTTAAATACAGCTCTAGGTAACACTCAAGATAAAGAAAGAGGGAGATTTACATTAGCACACGAATTAGGCCATTACTTTATAAATACTCATCGCCTTGCACTTAAAGAAGGTTTATTAGAACCACATCCTTCCAGATACAATAAGAATAAACATCAAATGATTGAAAGAGAAGCTGACTTTTTCGCTTCATGCTTATTAATGCCTCAAGAAAGATTTAGGCTTGATTGTGAATTTTACAGAAGGTTTGATTATAATATTATTGAAGATCTACACAAAAAATATCATGTAAGTATCACCGCCTGTGCAATACGTTTTGCAGATATTGGGACACACCCTATTATGGTAGTTTATATGGAGGATAATAAAATTCAATGGAAATGGCAAAGTGACGACTTCCAATTCTGGAATTTAGCTGATGGGAAAATTAATGTTCCAAAAGATAGTCTCGCAGGACAATACTTTAGAACAGGTATTGGGCAAAAGAGAACAGAAGAATTGTGGGGAATAGATTGGTTTAATGATATTAGAGACGAAGATCTGAACAGTAAGATCTTTGAACAGGTTATTCCATATAAAAACAAAGCATTAAGTATTGTTTGGTTTGCTTAA
- a CDS encoding GDCCVxC domain-containing (seleno)protein has translation MKIISKSVITCPDCGYKKEEPMPSDSCQFFYECENCHVILKPKHGDCCVYCSYGTVKCPSIQKGKNCC, from the coding sequence ATGAAGATAATATCAAAATCGGTGATTACCTGTCCTGATTGTGGATATAAAAAAGAAGAACCCATGCCATCAGATTCATGTCAGTTCTTTTATGAATGTGAAAATTGCCATGTAATTTTAAAACCAAAGCATGGTGATTGTTGCGTGTATTGTTCTTATGGAACGGTGAAATGTCCATCGATTCAGAAAGGTAAAAACTGTTGTTAA
- a CDS encoding Fur family transcriptional regulator, with translation MNPELDKKLKSKNIRPTAMRQLVLQVLIDQNTAISLPELEQKFEKADKATLYRTLKTFEEKRLIHHIEDGTGAVKYALCHEKCNCHLEDLHVHFLCTKCNQTYCLDEIQIPDIKLPSDFLLESVNLVVKGICSNCKK, from the coding sequence ATGAATCCTGAATTAGACAAAAAGCTCAAATCCAAAAACATAAGACCAACTGCTATGCGTCAGTTGGTTTTACAGGTTTTGATTGATCAAAATACAGCCATCAGTCTGCCTGAATTGGAACAGAAATTTGAAAAAGCTGACAAGGCTACTCTTTACAGGACATTAAAAACCTTTGAAGAAAAAAGACTAATCCATCATATTGAGGATGGAACAGGAGCGGTTAAATATGCCTTGTGTCATGAAAAATGCAATTGCCATCTAGAGGACCTTCATGTTCATTTTCTTTGTACAAAATGCAATCAAACGTATTGTCTGGATGAAATACAAATTCCGGATATCAAACTTCCTTCTGATTTTTTGCTTGAAAGCGTGAACCTAGTTGTAAAAGGAATCTGTTCCAATTGCAAGAAATAA